GTCATCACCGCCGCCGTTCTGGCCGGGCTCGCCGTGTCGGTGCTGCCCGAATGCGCGCTGCGGCCGGGCATGCGCGTGCTGGGCGAAGCCGACGGTTTCGCCGCCCTGCCCGATTGCAAGATCGGCATCCTGCGCGGACATTCCAGCCGGCCGGACATCGTCGACGCGCTGGCGCGGCATATCTCGGAGAGCCTCGACAACATCTCGGTGCCGCTGACCGAGGAGAGCGGGACGTTCGATTTCGCGGCCCTTGCCGCTGCGCGCGGCCGACGGCTCAAGCCCAGCCACATCATGCCGGGATGGTAATCGGCAACTGAGCCACAAAGCTTGACGAGCAGGGCCGTGCGGCCCTCAATCGCGCCATGAACGAACTTGCCACCGAATCACGCACCAACGCTGCCGAATACACCGTCAGCGAAATATCCGGCGCGTTGAAGCGCACCGTCGAGGATGTGTTCGGCAATGTGCGTGTACGCGGCGAAATCTCAGGCTATCGCGGGCCACATTCGTCGGGGCATGCCTATTTCTCGCTGAAGGACGACCGCGCCCGCATCGAAGCGGTAGTCTGGAAAGGCACAATGAGCCGGCTGAAATTCCGTCCCGAAGAGGGGATGGAGGTGATCGCCACAGGCAAGCTGACCACCTATCCCGGTTCGTCGAAGTACCAGATCGTCATTGACAGCCTCGAGCCTGCAGGCGCCGGCGCGCTGATGGCGCTGCTCGAGGAACGCAAAAGACGGCTGGCCGCCGAGGGCCTGTTCGACGACAGGCGCAAGCAGCTGTTGCCGTTCATGCCGCTGGTGATCGGCGTAGTGACATCGCCGACCGGAGCGGTCATCCGCGACATCATCCACCGCATCAAGGACCGCTTCCCGTTGCATGTGCTGGTCTGGCCGGTGCGGGTGCAGGGCGAGACGTCGGGCGCCGAAGTGGCCGCTGCGGTCAACGGCTTCAACGAGCTGCCCGAGCTCGGTGCCATCAGCCGCCCCGACCTTCTGATCGTGGCGCGCGGCGGCGGCAGCCTCGAAGACCTCTGGGGCTTCAACGACGAAGCGCTGATCCGTGCCGTTGCAGCATCGCACATCCCGGTCATCTCGGCTGTCGGCCACGAAACCGACTGGACGCTGATCGACCTCGCCGCCGACAGGCGTGCGCCGACACCGACGGGTGCCGCCGAGCTTGCCGTGCCGGTCAAAGCCGAACTCGAGGCCGTGCTCGCCAATCTTGGCGCGCGGCTACGTGGCGCCGTTTCGCGGATGATCGACCGACGGAGCCAGGCGGTTCGTGCAGCCGCACGTGCCCTGCCCACTCCGGACCAGTTGCTGGCGCTGCCGCGCCGCCGCTTCGACGAGGCAACCAGCCGGCTTGGCCGGGCGCTGACCGTTACCACCGAGCGCAAGCGCGCCCGGCTGTCCGCCGTGCGGCTATCGCCGGCGACATTGGCCCGGCGCATCGGCGAGACCCGCCGTCATCTCGACCGCGACATGCTTCGTGCCGACGCCGCCTTGCGGGCGATGGTACGCGAAAAGCGCATCCGCTTCGACCGCACCAAGGGACGGCTGTCGCCGGAGCCGCTGGTGCGGCGCCAGGAGGCCTTTGGCCAACAGCTCACGGCGCTCGAACGCCGGGCCACAATGGCGGTCGGACGCAGACTCGAACGGGCGCGGACCAGCCTGTCGCAGGCCGACCGGTTGATGGCGACGCTGTCACACAAAGCGGTGCTGGCACGCGGTTTCGCACTCATCCGCGACGCTGACGGCACGGTGCTCAAGCGTGCCGGCGAGGTGGCCACGGGTGCTGCATTGTCGATCGAATTCGCAGACGGCACCACCAATGCGATTGCCACCAGCGGCGATGCGACCGCCACCGGCGGTGAGGCCAAGCCGAAGCCGGTGGCGAGGCCTGCTGCCAAGGTCAGGGAACCTGGCAATCAGGGCAGCCTGTTCTAAAGTAACAAAGGGTCAGTCGCCGGTGGGCGAAGAGATGACCGGCGCCACCAATGGCGAAATGAACGGTGCGCTCCACGAGCCGCCGACGAAGAACGCGGTCGGCGGCACCGTCGGTGCAACAGGGGCTGTCGTCGTCGAGGTGGAGGCAGTGATTTCCTTGGCTTCGATCGCACCCGAGAGCGCGAGCCCGCGCCCGACATAAGGGACGATGCCGGTCAGCCAGATGCGGCTGGTGGGGGTGCGGGCCTCGGCCTTGTCTATCCTGGCAACGCCGTTGGAAATCGTCGCCTTCAGCTCGACGCCGTCGACCGGTAGCGTGCCGCCGGATACTTCGTCGAGAGAGAAGAAGCCCCGGCCGGCCGTGCGCTTGAGAAAGGCCGGCAGGTCTAGCCCGGCAATGGCGCCGACGCCGAAGGTGGCGGCGATCGAGCCGTTGGCATTCTCCAGCAGCGTGTTCCAGTTCAGGCCCGGGCCTTGGAGGATCACCGACACAGTGCCACGGCCGATCGGCACGATGTGGCTCATGCCTGCCGCCGTACCAAAGGCGCCGCCATCTATATCAGACGCCAACAGCCGCATCTCGGCCTGGGTGCCGCCCGGCTTACGGTCGAAGCGGATGCTGGCCTGAACGTTGCCGCCAAAGGCTTCGGCATCGGAAATGTCGAACGCTGCCAGACCGCCCTTGACCTGCGCCGTGGCCGCGACCTCGGCGAGTGCGATGGAACCGGCCGTGGCCTTTGTCGCCGACAGCCGGAGGTCGAGATTGATGCGGTCAGAAAAGCTGGTGTCGATCTCGGTCGTGGCCACATTGTTTGTTGGCGCCATCGGCGCGAATGACGAGGCAAACGTCATCAGGTCGAGCGTGTCGAAAGCCAGCGTGCCCGAAACAGACGGTACCGGCCCGTCGAACGACATGTCGAGGATGCCCATGCCGGGATTGCCGTCGAGCGTGACCTGTGCATTCTCGATCTTGAGGCGGGCAAGATCGCCGGTGATCTTGGAGGCAAGCGAGATCGAGCCGACCGGGCTGCCCGGCAGGATGCCCGGCTTCGACCATTCCAGCATGCGGCGGAAGGACGGCGACACGATCTTGGCCTGGCCATCGACATGCGCGTCGGGGCCCATGTCGATGGTGCCGTCGAACGAGGCTTCGACCGGCGCCGACTTCAACGAAGCGACGATCGGCGCCTCACCACCGGCAAACAGCATCAGCGGGCGCGGTGACGACAGTTCAAGCGCCACCTGCTCGCCATGCCAGACACCTGTCGCGGTCAGCTTGCCCGCCTTGTTCAGCGCCGGCAGGCTGGCCTTGCCGGTGAGATCGGTCAGGATCTCGTCCTCGCCCTCGTCGGAAACGGCCACGACTCGGCCGTCGATGAATTCGACAGCACCGAACTCATCAGCGGGCAGTGCGCTGAGATCGGGCTCCATCGGATTCGACGCGACAGTGGCGCGGGCACGCTCGATGGCGCGGCTGAGACGCCCGCCGCTCGAATGCGGCATCTCCACGCCGCCATCGGCAAGGCGCTTCAGGCGCAGTGTCGGCCGGATGAAATGCGCGTCGGAGAAATCGACATTGCCACTCAGCGCCGAAAGCGCCGAAAGCTCTATCTCGACGCGTTCGGCCTCGATGACCGGCGAGCCCTGCTCGTCATCCCAGTCGGTCAAGGTCACGTCGGTCAGGGTAGCGCGGAACACCGGCCAGATTTCGATGTCGGGCGTTCCCTCGATCGACACGCGGAAGCCGCTCCACGCGCTCATCTCGAAGGCGATGCGGTCCTTGACGATCTGTGTGGAAGCGATGAACGGCACTGCGGCAACCGTAGCGGCGATCAGGACGATGAGTCCTGCAATCGCCCAGATGCTGCGCCTGAACAGTGGTGATGGCATGTTGCCCTTGTGCCGCCCGTGCTGCGCCGTTGTGGCTAACGGGTGTAACCGAGTAACGCGGCATTTCAAGTCTTTGTGGCCATGCGATGACGTTTGCGCACAGCGCAATGGCGCTAATCGACATTTCCTTGATCTGCTGCAGTGCGACATGCATAACCATGCGCGTTCTGGGAGAGATGCCGATGACTGTCGAAAAGCCGCTTTGGACGCCCTCGTCAACGCAGGTGGCGCAAGCGCCCCTTACGGCGTTCATGGCTGCGGCAGGCGAGCGCGCCGGCCAGTCATTCACCAACTATGCCGAGCTGCATGCCTGGTCGATCAGCGAGCGCGAGGCGTTCTGGGATCTTGTCTGGGACTTCTGCGGTGTCATCGGGGACAAGGGCAGCCGTGTGCTCGTTGATGGCGACAGCATGCCGGGAGCACAGTTCTTCCCCGATGCCAGCCTGAACTTCGCGCAGAACCTGTTGCGCGGTTCGGGCAGCGGCGAGGCCATCGTCTTCCGCGGCGAGGACAAGGTCGAGCGCCGGCTCACCTGGGACGAACTGTCGGCGCTGGTGTCGAGGCTGCAGCAACTGTTCGTCTCGCTAGGCGTGACCAGGGGCGACCGCATCGCTGCGATGATGCCAAACATGCCGGAGACGGTGGCCGCAATGCTGGCAACGGCCTCGCTGGGCGCCGTATGGTCGTCATGCTCGCCCGATTTCGGTGAACAGGGCGTGCTCGACCGCTTCGGCCAGATCGAACCAAAACTGTTCATAGCACCCGACGGCTACTGGTATGGCGGCAAGCATATCGAGGTCGGGTCGAAGATAGCGGCCGTCGCCGACAAGCTCGGCAGCGTGGCCAAGGTGCTGGTCGCCGATTATCTCGGCACCGCTGGGGATGTCGCCGCGACCATCGGCAAGGCTGAGGCGCTCGACGACGCGCTGGCGCCTTTCGCCGCCAAGGCGGCGACGTTCGAGCCCCTGCCCTTTTCGCATCCGCTCTACATCCTGTTTTCGTCGGGCACGACCGGCATTCCCAAGTGCATCGTGCATTCCGCCGGCGGCACGCTGATCCAGCATCTCAAGGAGCAGCGCCTGCATGCCGGGCTCGAGCCGGGCGATCGCTTCTTCTACTTCACCACCTGCGGCTGGATGATGTGGAACTGGCTGGTCTCCGGGCTGGCCTCGGAGACGACGCTGTTGCTCTATGACGGCTCGCCATTCCATCCCGACGGCAACGTGCTGTTCGACTTCGCCGATGCCGAGAAGATGACCTATTTCGGCACGTCGGCGAAGTTCATCGATTCCGTGCGCAAGGCCGGTCTCAGGCCCATCGACAGCCATGACCTCGGCAGCGTGCGGACCATCTCGTCGACCGGCTCGCCGCTGTCGCCGGAGGGCTTTGACTTCGTCTATGACGGCATCAAGAAGGACATCCACCTCGCCTCGATCTCGGGCGGCACCGACATCGTCTCGTGCTTCGTGCTCGGCGTGCCGACCGAACCCGTCTGGACCGGTGAGATCCAGGGCGCCGGCCTCGGCCTCGCCGTCGATGTCTGGAACGATGACGGCAAGCCGGTACGCCAGGAGAAGGGCGAACTGGTCTGCGCCAAGGCGTTCCCGGCAATGCCGATCGGCTTCTGGAACGATGCCGACGGCAAGAAGTATCACGCCGCCTATTTCGAGCGCTTCGACAATGTCTGGTGCCATGGCGACTTCGCCGAATGGACAGCCCATGGCGGCATGATCATTCATGGCCGCTCGGATGCGACGCTGAACCCGGGCGGGGTGCGCATCGGCACCGCCGAGATCTACAACCAGGTCGAGCAGATGCCGGAGATCGCGGAAGCGATCTGCATCGGCCAGGACTGGGATGGCGACGTGCGCGTCGTGCTCTTCGTGCGCCTCGCGCCTGGCGTCATTCTCGACGATAGCCTGGAAAAGCGCATCCGGACAAAAATCCGCGCAGGCGCAAGCCCGCGCCACGTACCGGCGAAGATCGTCGCCGTCACAGACATCCCGCGCACCAAGTCGGGCAAGATCACAGAGCTTGCCGTGCGCGATATCGTCCATGGTCGCGCCGTCAAGAACAAGGAAGCGCTGGCCAATCCCGAAGCGCTCGATCTCTACAGCGACATCGCGCAGCTCAGGAGCTGAGACGCGGCATGCTTAACGAAACGTAACCGCCAAATTTACCTAGACTTCAGGAGTGGTACACTTTCGTAAATTTTTCATCACTGGAGTAAGGTGCTGTTAAGGTTCGACCCTGATAGTCGTTATCAACTTGAGGGAGAAATCCCTTTCCTCATCTCTGAGGATAGCCAGTTCAGCTCAAGTCCCCGTTGAAACAGCATCTACCTTAAGGGCGCCCGAGTGGCGCCTTTTTCTTTAGCCTGGTCTAAAAAGAACTTAGAGTGACGCCTCTGCGTCGCGCACCAGTGCACCCGAAAGCAGCACCACCGGCACCATGGCGGTGATGATGATGACGATTGCGGACACTGCGCCCTCTTCCGGCACACCGCGCGAGGCGTTTTCATAGACATGCGTCGCAAGCGTGCTGAAGCCGAAGGGCCTGAGCAGGATGGTTGCCGACAATTCCTTGACGGTATCGACGAAGACGAGGACAGCAGCCGTCAGGATCGCCGGCTTGAGCAATGGCAACAGCACGCTGGTGGCACTCTGCGCCGGCGTCTTGCCGAGACTGCGCGCGGCTTCGTCGAGGCTGCCGGGCAGCTTTTCCATGCCGGAGCGTACCGCACCCTCCGCAAGGGCGACGAAGCGGATGGTGCAGGCGATGATCACCGCAGCGGCCGAACCGGTGAGCAGCAGCCCGGTCGAGAAGCCGAGCCAGGCGCGCGCGAAGGCATCGAGCGAATTGTCGAAGCGCGCCAAAACGAACAGCAGGCCCAGACCAAGGATGCCGCCGGGAAGCGCATAGCCGACCGAGGCAAGCCGCACAGTGGCAGCCATGGCGCGACCTTTCGACAGGCGCTGGGCATTGAGCAGGAACAGCGCAATGACGACGGTGAAGGTGGCGGTCAGCGACGCCGTCATCAGGCTGTTGAGGAATGCGCTGGCCACATCGGGCGAGACGAACTGCTCGAGCCGGCGTGATGCATATTGGCCGAAGATGGTGATCGGCACGCCGAAGCCGCTGAATATCGGCAGCGACACGGCGGCAGGCAGGGCAAAGCGCCTCCATCCCTTGAGCGCGGTGCGCGGCGGGTGGACCTTGAGATGTGTGCCGCGCCCGGAATGAAAGCGCTGGCGTCGGCGCGCCCATTGCTCGGCGACGAGCAGAAGCAGGACAAGCACCAGCATCAGGATAGCGATCTGCGCGCCGCCTTCGAGGCTGCCGCGGTTGAGCCATGTGGTGTAGACGGCGACCGTCAGCGTGCGGACGCCGAAATACTCGGCGGCGCCGATGTCGTTGATCGTCTCCATCAGCACCAGGGCAACACCGGCAACGATGGCCGGCCGCGCCACGGGCAGAAGCACGCGCCAGAACACGCGCGCCGGCGACGCGCCGAGCGTACGCGCGACGTCGGCGATGTTGCGGCCCTGCATCAGGAAGACGATGCGGGTGGTGAGATAGACGTAGGGATAGAGCACCGAGGCGAGCACGAAGGCCGTGCCCCAGGTCGAGCGGATGTCGGGAAACCAGTAATCGCGGATCGTCTGGAAACCGAAAATTGCGCGAACCAGGCTCTGCACCGGCCCCTGGTAATGGAAGAACTCGCCAAAGGCATAAGCCGCGAGATAAGGCGGCACGGCAAGCGGCAGCACCAGCGCCCAGGACAGGATGCGGCGGAAGGGGAAATCATACGCGACAACCGCCCAGGCGCAGGCGACGCCGGCAATCGATGTGAGCGCCGCGACCATGGCCAGCAGCGCCAGCGTCGTGCGCGTGGCGCCAGGCAGTACGTTGGTAATCAGATGTGGCCAGTCCTCGCCGGTGCCGGAGAGTGCCACAAAGGCCAGCGACAGCACCGGCAGGATGACGACGATGCCGACGGCGAGCGCGAGCGTGCCGATCAGCGGATGGCGCAGGCGCCTGACGGGCAAGGCGCGGGCGTTCGCGGCTGACGCCACGTCTGCAATCCCCGAACCTGCTCCGCCTGTCGTCGGCAAGGGCACTTTCCCGTCCTTTGTGCCTACGCATCATGCTGTCCGAAGATCGATGCCGATTCTCGGGCCGATGCGCCAATGCAGAAAAGCCGGACCGATCGCCCGGCCCGGCTCTTCCTCAGTTCATGTACCCGACTATCAGCTGCTCGGGCCGTCGTCGAGACCGACGCGGTCGACCATCTCTGACGCTGCCTTGCGGCCCTTGGCGATGTCGACCAGCGGCAGCGTGTCCGCCTTCAGCTCGCCGAACGCCTTGACCGTCTCGGACGGCTCCAGGCCCGGCTCGACCGGATATTCGTAGTTCTTCTCGGCGTAGACCTGCTGCGCCTTGTGGCTGGCCAGGAAGCGGATCAGCTTGACGGCGTTGTCACGGTTCGGCGCGTTCTTGGCGAGTGCTGCACCCGAAATATTGACGTGGGTCAGGCCGTTCTCGAAGGTTGGGAACAGCACGTTGATGGCGTTGCCCCATTCCTTTTCCTTCGGGTCCTTCTCGTTGTTGCGCATCAGACCGACATAGTAGGTGTTGCCGATGGCGATGTCGCACTCACCGGCTGCAATGGCGCCGGCCTGCGGACGGTCGCCGCCGTCAGGCTTCTTGGCGAGGTTGGCCTTGAGGCCCTTCATCCACTCTTCGGTCTTTTCCGGACCCCAGTGAGCTATGGCAGCCGAGAACAGCGCGAGGTTGTAGTCGTGCTGGCCCGAGCGCATGCAGATCTTGCCCTTCCACTTGGGATCGGCGAGCTCGGCATAGGTGATCGCCGTGTCCTTGACGCGCTCTTTCGAGGCATAGATCACGCGGGCGCGCTTGGTGACGCCAAACCAGTTACCTTCCGGATCGCGATACTCGACCGGCAACAGCTTGTTGATTTCCTCGTCGACCAGCGGCTGGGTAACGCCCTTTTCCTTGGCCGAGGTTAGGCGGGCGATGTCGACGGTCATGATGACGTCGGCGGGCGAATTGGCGCCCTCGGCCAGAACGCGCTCCTCAAGACCCTTGTCGAGGAACAGCACTTCAGTCTTGATGCCGGTCTCGGCCGTGAAGGCTTCGAGAACGGGCTTGATCAGATCGGGCTGGCGATAGGTGTAGATGTTCACGACGCCATCGGCGAGCGCCGAGGTGGTGAAGAGTGCGGCAATGGCAAGCGCACCGCCTGCAATGGCCGACCTGGCGTTTCCAATCTTCATTTCTCTCTCCTGGCCAAAGGGGGCAAATTCCCTCAGGGAACACGTGGCAGCCTCGAATTCGAGACTGTCTCCCCTATGGTCATCGTGACTCTTGCGGTCAAGTTTAAAGGTCAGCCATATCAATAGTTTAGAAAGCTTCTAAACTGGAGCATTTTGCACCGGATTCAATGGCTTGTTCGACAATTTCTAACAGTCGCATGGCTTGTTCACGAAAATGTGCGAAAATGCCGCACCTCGCTAACAACCAACTACTCGGCAAGGACGCGCGTCGAAGGGAAAGTCACCTCGAAAAGCGTACCCTCACCGGGTGTCGATGCGATGGCAAAGCGGGCACGATTGGCTTCGACCATGGCCTTGGTCAGCGGCAGTCCGAGACCGGTTCCGTCGCCACGCGAGCGCTTCAGCGAATTGATCTGCTTGAACGGCTTCAGCGCCTGCTCGATCTCGGCCTGGCTCATGCCGATGCCGGTATCGCGCACTCGCATGACGATATCGCCCGAACTCTCGTAAGAGGTTGAGACGATGACCTGACCACCGGCCTGGGTGTAGCGCACGGCATTGGACAGGACGTTGAGCGCGATCTGGCGGATCGAGCGCCGGTCGGCGACGATCTCCGGCAAGCGCGAGGCAAAGCTCGAGCGAATGATGACGCGCTCGCGATTGGCCTGCGGCTGCATCATCGCGACAGTCTCGGCCAGCGTGTCGTTGAGCGACACCGCCTCGTAGTCCATCTCCTGCTGGCCGGCCTCTATCTTGGAAATGTCGAGCAGGTCGTTGACGAGCGACAGCACGTGGTTGCCGGAGCGGTTGATGTCGCGCAGGTAGTCGCGGTAGCGGTCGTTGGCGACCGGGCCGAACTTTTCGTCGACCATCAGTTCGGAAAAACCAATGATGGCGTTGAGCGGTGTGCGGATCTCGTGGCTGATGCGGGCGAGGAAATCGGTCTTCTGCGACGACGACCGCTCGGCCACGGCGCGCGCCTGGGTCAGCTCTTCCTCGGCACGCTTCCACTGGGTGATGTCGCGGACCACGGCACAGAAGCCGCTGTCGTTGGGCAAGCGGCCGATGGTCATGAACAGTGGAATGAAGCGGCCCTGCGATTCACGGCCGATGACCTCACGGCCATCATTGAGCACGCTGGCGACGCCATGTTCGGAAAGCCCGACGAGATAGTCGCGCGCGGCGCGCTGGCTCTCGATGGCGAACAGCGAATAGAACGGCTTGCCGGTGACCTCGTCGCTGTCGAAACCGAACAGGGCCTCGGCCGGACGGCTGATCGAACGGATAGCGCCGTCGCGGTCGATCAGCACGACGCCATCTGTGGCGGTGTCGATGATCGTGCGCATTTCGGCGAGGCGCTCTTCGAGTTCGGCCACCTGCTCGACGGCACCTTCGACATCATCGTCAGCGCTGATGCGTCGGACGACCAGCATCAGCGCCTTGCCGTCCTGCCAAGGCACCGAGCGCAGCACCGCCTCGATGGGGAACTCCTCGCCGTCGCGGGTCTTCAATCTGAGATCGTGGTCGGAACCGGGCTCGTCACCATAGCTCTCGGCGAACAGGGCATCGAGGCCGCCTGCCCGCGCCAGATCGTCGACCGAGCCGTAGCCGGTCAGGTCGAGGAACTCGGCATTGGCGTAATGCAGCACGTCGCCGGCATGGATCAGCACCGGCACCGGCAGCTGTTCCAGGATAGGCGCATCGACATGCGTATCGCGTCCGGCGGCGAAGGACGGAATGACGTCTTCGGCACGTAGTGGCGGCTTTTCCGGCTGCTCGCGTTCGATCTCGATCTGCTCGACGACGGGCTCGACAGGCCGCACTGACGAAAGCGACACGATTTCCGCGCTCTCGAAGGGAGTCGGTAGGGCCACGTCCCTCGTCGCCGGTTCCTCGGCAACTTTCGCCCCGAGCGGCTCCGGCTCTCCGGCTGTACGCGCGGACTCGGGGGCCTCTGCTGCTGTCGGCTCATGCTCGGCCGTTTCCGCAGCCGCCGCTTCCGCATAGGCGGCGATCTCGGCCGAGGCGGCCTCACCGTTATTTTCCGAAATGGGCTTCTCCGCTGCCGAGGCCTCGACTGTCTCGCCGGCTGCGGCCTGCTGCCTTGCCGCGACGATCTCGTGTGCCCGCTTGAGCTTTTCGCCGATCTCGCGGAAGGCGCTGCGCTCGGTGCTGGAAAGGCCCTTGCCGTTGGCAGGCTCCTCGTTCGCTGTCAGCCGATGCTCGGCCAGGCGGATCACCTTGTCGGAATAGCGCCGATCATGCCTGCGATCGATCTCCAGGGCCGGCACTTCGCCCGCAAAGGGGTCGTCTATGTTGCTTGGTTCTGCAGCACGGCTGGGCTCGACAGGACGAGGTTCT
The nucleotide sequence above comes from Aminobacter aminovorans. Encoded proteins:
- the xseA gene encoding exodeoxyribonuclease VII large subunit, whose amino-acid sequence is MNELATESRTNAAEYTVSEISGALKRTVEDVFGNVRVRGEISGYRGPHSSGHAYFSLKDDRARIEAVVWKGTMSRLKFRPEEGMEVIATGKLTTYPGSSKYQIVIDSLEPAGAGALMALLEERKRRLAAEGLFDDRRKQLLPFMPLVIGVVTSPTGAVIRDIIHRIKDRFPLHVLVWPVRVQGETSGAEVAAAVNGFNELPELGAISRPDLLIVARGGGSLEDLWGFNDEALIRAVAASHIPVISAVGHETDWTLIDLAADRRAPTPTGAAELAVPVKAELEAVLANLGARLRGAVSRMIDRRSQAVRAAARALPTPDQLLALPRRRFDEATSRLGRALTVTTERKRARLSAVRLSPATLARRIGETRRHLDRDMLRADAALRAMVREKRIRFDRTKGRLSPEPLVRRQEAFGQQLTALERRATMAVGRRLERARTSLSQADRLMATLSHKAVLARGFALIRDADGTVLKRAGEVATGAALSIEFADGTTNAIATSGDATATGGEAKPKPVARPAAKVREPGNQGSLF
- a CDS encoding AsmA family protein, which produces MPSPLFRRSIWAIAGLIVLIAATVAAVPFIASTQIVKDRIAFEMSAWSGFRVSIEGTPDIEIWPVFRATLTDVTLTDWDDEQGSPVIEAERVEIELSALSALSGNVDFSDAHFIRPTLRLKRLADGGVEMPHSSGGRLSRAIERARATVASNPMEPDLSALPADEFGAVEFIDGRVVAVSDEGEDEILTDLTGKASLPALNKAGKLTATGVWHGEQVALELSSPRPLMLFAGGEAPIVASLKSAPVEASFDGTIDMGPDAHVDGQAKIVSPSFRRMLEWSKPGILPGSPVGSISLASKITGDLARLKIENAQVTLDGNPGMGILDMSFDGPVPSVSGTLAFDTLDLMTFASSFAPMAPTNNVATTEIDTSFSDRINLDLRLSATKATAGSIALAEVAATAQVKGGLAAFDISDAEAFGGNVQASIRFDRKPGGTQAEMRLLASDIDGGAFGTAAGMSHIVPIGRGTVSVILQGPGLNWNTLLENANGSIAATFGVGAIAGLDLPAFLKRTAGRGFFSLDEVSGGTLPVDGVELKATISNGVARIDKAEARTPTSRIWLTGIVPYVGRGLALSGAIEAKEITASTSTTTAPVAPTVPPTAFFVGGSWSAPFISPLVAPVISSPTGD
- a CDS encoding acetoacetate--CoA ligase gives rise to the protein MTVEKPLWTPSSTQVAQAPLTAFMAAAGERAGQSFTNYAELHAWSISEREAFWDLVWDFCGVIGDKGSRVLVDGDSMPGAQFFPDASLNFAQNLLRGSGSGEAIVFRGEDKVERRLTWDELSALVSRLQQLFVSLGVTRGDRIAAMMPNMPETVAAMLATASLGAVWSSCSPDFGEQGVLDRFGQIEPKLFIAPDGYWYGGKHIEVGSKIAAVADKLGSVAKVLVADYLGTAGDVAATIGKAEALDDALAPFAAKAATFEPLPFSHPLYILFSSGTTGIPKCIVHSAGGTLIQHLKEQRLHAGLEPGDRFFYFTTCGWMMWNWLVSGLASETTLLLYDGSPFHPDGNVLFDFADAEKMTYFGTSAKFIDSVRKAGLRPIDSHDLGSVRTISSTGSPLSPEGFDFVYDGIKKDIHLASISGGTDIVSCFVLGVPTEPVWTGEIQGAGLGLAVDVWNDDGKPVRQEKGELVCAKAFPAMPIGFWNDADGKKYHAAYFERFDNVWCHGDFAEWTAHGGMIIHGRSDATLNPGGVRIGTAEIYNQVEQMPEIAEAICIGQDWDGDVRVVLFVRLAPGVILDDSLEKRIRTKIRAGASPRHVPAKIVAVTDIPRTKSGKITELAVRDIVHGRAVKNKEALANPEALDLYSDIAQLRS
- a CDS encoding ABC transporter permease — translated: MVAALTSIAGVACAWAVVAYDFPFRRILSWALVLPLAVPPYLAAYAFGEFFHYQGPVQSLVRAIFGFQTIRDYWFPDIRSTWGTAFVLASVLYPYVYLTTRIVFLMQGRNIADVARTLGASPARVFWRVLLPVARPAIVAGVALVLMETINDIGAAEYFGVRTLTVAVYTTWLNRGSLEGGAQIAILMLVLVLLLLVAEQWARRRQRFHSGRGTHLKVHPPRTALKGWRRFALPAAVSLPIFSGFGVPITIFGQYASRRLEQFVSPDVASAFLNSLMTASLTATFTVVIALFLLNAQRLSKGRAMAATVRLASVGYALPGGILGLGLLFVLARFDNSLDAFARAWLGFSTGLLLTGSAAAVIIACTIRFVALAEGAVRSGMEKLPGSLDEAARSLGKTPAQSATSVLLPLLKPAILTAAVLVFVDTVKELSATILLRPFGFSTLATHVYENASRGVPEEGAVSAIVIIITAMVPVVLLSGALVRDAEASL
- a CDS encoding Fe(3+) ABC transporter substrate-binding protein — translated: MKIGNARSAIAGGALAIAALFTTSALADGVVNIYTYRQPDLIKPVLEAFTAETGIKTEVLFLDKGLEERVLAEGANSPADVIMTVDIARLTSAKEKGVTQPLVDEEINKLLPVEYRDPEGNWFGVTKRARVIYASKERVKDTAITYAELADPKWKGKICMRSGQHDYNLALFSAAIAHWGPEKTEEWMKGLKANLAKKPDGGDRPQAGAIAAGECDIAIGNTYYVGLMRNNEKDPKEKEWGNAINVLFPTFENGLTHVNISGAALAKNAPNRDNAVKLIRFLASHKAQQVYAEKNYEYPVEPGLEPSETVKAFGELKADTLPLVDIAKGRKAASEMVDRVGLDDGPSS
- a CDS encoding PAS domain S-box protein — its product is MPSAAYSFIDVAVVDRVRQRFAAGDAIVVLSVDLEDVLWANGPGAVVLGYDDIDAVIGAPARLGPIARRQIAATSGFPEIGRDRSIMVRVASGLTSNAVAFVASSVRLPDGAPAIMLAVPAGARGARDIAANAISGFTEQGHFLAFLDAHGEVEAATEGFARLGIAPSTLAGLVSAVGRERDRIIKRAIPATGGYLPAGLARLTDEPARHLLVVVDERLEAMEDAAAGEGLDVAIASTDALKGEPKGSQTTASATAPSQDHAEHDHWYFSPEERESRAGATVRAAMADRAVVGPVDAEFEAVAEKPTMVDVDAPVSEAEAVVQPVTPPEQVAQTTSSPESVAKSADVLQASEKAAVATEAPVAAKPAPSQPAPSRPAPDRSTAPVRFVWRTDAEGRFSAISPEFAAVVGDHAADVVGRRFQDVSTTFELDPSGEIAGLLQRRDTWSGRSVLWPVAGTDRRIPVDLAALPVYGRDRSFEGFRGFGVARPGEAVVDHERIGLALVPNGKHPEHVGQQAGVGEDRSAAAPVAVEPTTAEPVAVEPTASGLPGGEPAVTAPEAGDAEIELAEPRPVEPSRAAEPSNIDDPFAGEVPALEIDRRHDRRYSDKVIRLAEHRLTANEEPANGKGLSSTERSAFREIGEKLKRAHEIVAARQQAAAGETVEASAAEKPISENNGEAASAEIAAYAEAAAAETAEHEPTAAEAPESARTAGEPEPLGAKVAEEPATRDVALPTPFESAEIVSLSSVRPVEPVVEQIEIEREQPEKPPLRAEDVIPSFAAGRDTHVDAPILEQLPVPVLIHAGDVLHYANAEFLDLTGYGSVDDLARAGGLDALFAESYGDEPGSDHDLRLKTRDGEEFPIEAVLRSVPWQDGKALMLVVRRISADDDVEGAVEQVAELEERLAEMRTIIDTATDGVVLIDRDGAIRSISRPAEALFGFDSDEVTGKPFYSLFAIESQRAARDYLVGLSEHGVASVLNDGREVIGRESQGRFIPLFMTIGRLPNDSGFCAVVRDITQWKRAEEELTQARAVAERSSSQKTDFLARISHEIRTPLNAIIGFSELMVDEKFGPVANDRYRDYLRDINRSGNHVLSLVNDLLDISKIEAGQQEMDYEAVSLNDTLAETVAMMQPQANRERVIIRSSFASRLPEIVADRRSIRQIALNVLSNAVRYTQAGGQVIVSTSYESSGDIVMRVRDTGIGMSQAEIEQALKPFKQINSLKRSRGDGTGLGLPLTKAMVEANRARFAIASTPGEGTLFEVTFPSTRVLAE